The Primulina huaijiensis isolate GDHJ02 chromosome 12, ASM1229523v2, whole genome shotgun sequence genome has a window encoding:
- the LOC140989250 gene encoding protein MAEA homolog — MSSPMDTDAQLSNGNSGGDAAVCVTAPSKMGKLAESLKLEHHFLRVPFEHYKKTIRANHRAVEKEVSAVISAVSVAADSDISRDDAVLQLNSIVSRLHGLKRKLEEESRTEHLQAQRCRTRLDHLESVEVDNLSEWNNIRLKRILVDYMWRMSYFDTAVKLAESGNIRDLVDIDLFHEAKKVIDALQKKDVAPALAWCADNKSRLKKSKSKFEFQLRLQEFIEFVRAEHNMPAISYARKYLAPWGATHMKELQRVMATLAFRSNTECATYKVLFEAKQWDYLVEQFKQEFCRLYGMTVEPLLNIYLQAGLSALKTPFCYEDDCTKEDPLSQEGFRKLAESLPYSKQHHSKLVCYISKELMDTENPPLVLPNGYVYSTKALEDMAKQNNGRITCPRTGLVCNYTDVVKAYVS, encoded by the exons ATGTCTTCTCCAATGGACACCGATGCGCAACTCAGTAACGGCAACTCCGGCGGCGACGCCGCTGTCTGCGTCACTGCTCCGTCGAAGATGGGGAAACTGGCCGagtctctgaaactggaacatcaTTTCCTCCGTGTACCTTTCGAGCACTACAAGAAGACAATCCGTGCCAACCACCGCGCCGTCGAGAAAGAGGTCTCAGCCGTCATTTCCGCCGTCTCGGTGGCCGCAGACTCAGATATCTCGCGAGACGACGCTGTTCTCCAACTCAATTCTATTGTCTCCCGATTGCACGGCCTTAAAAGAAAG TTGGAAGAGGAAAGTCGAACTGAGCACTTGCAAGCTCAGAGATGCAGAACTAGACTGGATCATTTAGAATCTGTAGAGGTGGACAATTTGTCAGAATGGAACAACATCCGCTTGAAGCGGATACTTGTCGACTACATGTGGCGAATGTCATACTTTGACACAGCTGTAAAGCTAGCAGAGAGCGGCAATATTCGG GATCTTGTTGATATAGATCTGTTTCATGAAGCAAAAAAAGTCATTGATGCTCTTCAAAAGAAGGACGTGGCTCCTGCTCTGGCCTGGTGTGCTGATAACAAGTCCAGACTGAAGAAGTCAAAG AGCAAATTTGAGTTTCAACTGAGACTGCAAGAATTCATTGAGTTTGTTAGAGCTGAACACAATATGCCAGCTATATCATATGCTCGGAAGTATCTGGCTCCTTGGGGTGCTACCCATATGAAAGAATTGCAGCGAGTCATGGCAACACTTGCTTTTAGAAGTAATACTGAATGTGCTACGTACAAG GTTTTATTTGAAGCAAAGCAATGGGACTACCTGGTTGAACAATTTAAGCAAGAGTTTTGCAGATTATATGGCATGACAGTAGAGCCATTGTTGAATATATATCTGCAAGCGGGATTATCTGCGCTGAAAACACC ATTTTGCTATGAAGATGATTGTACAAAAGAGGATCCTCTGTCACAGGAGGGCTTCCGCAAATTAGCAGAGTCTCTGCCATATTCAAAACAGCATCACTCAAAACTTGTTTGCTACATAAGTAAAGAACTGATGGATACTGAAAATCCCCCTCTTGTCCTGCCAAATGGCTATGTTTACAGCACAAAG GCTCTTGAAGATATGGCGAAGCAAAATAATGGTAgaatcacatgtccaaggacAGGTTTGGTTTGCAACTATACGGATGTGGTGAAAGCATATGTATCATAG